The DNA window AATCTTTTAACATCACGCTTTGTTTTTCCAGTTCATCATCCCCTATTACAAGCACTAATTTTGCTTTTAGGCGATCTGCTGATTTCATTTGCGTTTTAACTTTGCGGTCTAGATAATCCATATCTGCCGTAATAGCGTTTTGACGTAATTCATTCGTAAGTTCCACCGCTTTTTTCTTCGCAGCTTCTCCCATACCAATGACATATACATCTAACGTAGAGCTATCCGCCCAAATGTTTTTTTCCGCTTCCATCGCAAGCAATAATCGTTCTATACTCATTGCAAATCCAATACCCGGAGAATCTGGTCCTCCAAGCTCTTCTACAAGGCCGTTATATCTTCCGCCTCCAGCTAAAGTTGTAATTGCGCCGAAGCCTTCTGCAGCACTCATAATTTCAAATGCGGTGTGATTGTAATAATCCAAACCACGAACTAAGTTAGGATCTACTTCAAAAGGAATGTTTAAAATCGTTAAGTATTCCTTCACTTTTTCAAAATAAGCCGCCGAATCTTCATTTAAATAATCAGTTAGTGAAGGCGCAGTTTCCATTAAAGGATGTATGCGATCGACTTTACAATCCAAAATACGGAGTGGGTTTTTTTGCAATCTGTTTTGACAGTCCGAACAGAACTCCTCGATATGCGGTGCAAAGTGGTTTACTAGTGCTTCTTTGTGCGCAACTCGGCTTTCTGTATCACCTAGGGAATTAATTACGAGCTTTAATTTCTTCAAGCCTGCTTTTTGATAAACAGACATAGCAAGTGAAATAACTTCTGCATCAATTGCTGGATCTGCACTTCCAATTGCTTCAATGCCAAATTGAACAAATTGGCGATATCTTCCGGCTTGTTGGCGCTCATATCGGAACATAGGTCCCATATAATACAATTTCACTGGTTGATCAGGGTAACCGAACATTTTGTGTTCCACAAATGCACGAACGGCAGAAGCTGTTCCCTCAGGTCGAAGTGTGAGTGAACGATCTCCACGATCTTGGAATGTATACATCTCTTTTTGCACGATATCAGTTGTATCTCCAACGCTTCTCGTAAATAGTTCCGTATGCTCGAATATAGGAGTTCTAATTTCTTTATATTGATACATACGGCATTGCTCTCTTATTAAATCTTCAACTACTTGCCATTTTCCCGTTTCGGATGGCAAAATATCTTGTGTTCCTCTTGGTACTTTAATATCCATTTTTTCAGGACTCCTTTCAAATATAAAAATAAGGCTCTGCTAAACGACTATGTTGTTACTTGCCGAAAATCCGCTCGCTTTTCCGCGGATTTTCGGCACAAAATATATGCTTCTAAAAAACAACAGTCTAATTTAACAGAAACAAAAAAAAGCCCCCATCCCTTGCATATAGCAAGGGACGAGAGCTTATATAAGCTTCCGCGGTTCCACCCTAGTTGGCCAAAAATTGACCCTCTCAACTCTGGATAACGGCCAGCTCCGTTTTTGCCTACTTAAGAAATTCTTTTTCGACAAAAATCCTCTCGAATGTTGTTCACTGAGTTCGTATGTAGGAAAGATTTCAGCCACGTCTTTCCCTCTCTTGTCATCCGTTTTAAACAGCTACTTTTTCGGTCATCGGTTTGTTTTAGTTTTTGATTATACTTTATCTTAATGACGTAAATGAAATAAGTCAACCCTTTTAAATAAAAGGTAGAATTTTTTTATCAGACTATTTACAATAGGACT is part of the Psychrobacillus sp. FSL H8-0483 genome and encodes:
- the hisS gene encoding histidine--tRNA ligase, coding for MDIKVPRGTQDILPSETGKWQVVEDLIREQCRMYQYKEIRTPIFEHTELFTRSVGDTTDIVQKEMYTFQDRGDRSLTLRPEGTASAVRAFVEHKMFGYPDQPVKLYYMGPMFRYERQQAGRYRQFVQFGIEAIGSADPAIDAEVISLAMSVYQKAGLKKLKLVINSLGDTESRVAHKEALVNHFAPHIEEFCSDCQNRLQKNPLRILDCKVDRIHPLMETAPSLTDYLNEDSAAYFEKVKEYLTILNIPFEVDPNLVRGLDYYNHTAFEIMSAAEGFGAITTLAGGGRYNGLVEELGGPDSPGIGFAMSIERLLLAMEAEKNIWADSSTLDVYVIGMGEAAKKKAVELTNELRQNAITADMDYLDRKVKTQMKSADRLKAKLVLVIGDDELEKQSVMLKDLSTGNQQLVPFSSLIEQVKNSMTTKVEAKEQ